The Manis javanica isolate MJ-LG chromosome 4, MJ_LKY, whole genome shotgun sequence genome contains a region encoding:
- the SPAG7 gene encoding sperm-associated antigen 7 isoform X2, giving the protein MADLLGSILSSMEKPPSLGDQETRRKAREQAARLKKLQEQEKQQKVEFRKRMEKEVSDFIQDSGQIKKKFQPMSKIERSILHDVVEVAGLTSFSFGEDDECRYVMIFKKEFAPSDEELDSYRRGEEWDPQKAEEKRKLKELAQRQEEEAAQQGPVVVSPTSDYKDKYSHLIGKGAAKDAAHMLQANKTYGCVPVANKRDTRSIEEAMNEIRAKKRLRQSGEELPPTS; this is encoded by the exons ATGGCGGACCTACTGGGCTCCATCCTGAGCTCCATGGAAAAGCCACCCAGCCTCGGTGACCAGGAGACTCGGCGCAAGGCCCGAG AGCAGGCTGCCCGCCTGAAGAAACTACAGGAGCAAGAGAAACAACAGAAAGTGGAGTTCCGTAAAAGG ATGGAGAAAGAGGTGTCAGATTTTATCCAAGACAGTGGGCAGATCAAGAAAAAGTTTCAGCCGATGAGTAAGATTGAGAGGAGCATACT ACACGATGTGGTGGAAGTGGCTGGCCTGACATCCTTCTCCTTTGGGGAAGACGATGAGTGTCGCTATGTCATGATCTTCAAAAAG GAGTTTGCACCCTCAGATGAAGAGCTGGACTCCTACCGTCGTGGTGAGGAGTGGGACCCTCAGAAGGCTGAGGAGAAACGGAAGCTGAAA GAGCTGGCCCAgcggcaggaggaggaggcagcccaGCAGGGACCCGTGGTGGTGAGCCCCACCAGCGACTACAAGGACAAGTACAGCCACCTCATTGGCAAGGGGGCGGCCAAGGATGCAGCCCACATGCTACAGGCCAACAAGACCTACGGCTGTG TGCCTGTGGCCAACAAGAGGGACACACGCTCCATTGAAGAGGCCATGAATGAGATCCGAGCCAAGAAGCGTCTACGGCAGAGCGGGGAAGAGTTGCCACCTACCTCCTAG
- the SPAG7 gene encoding sperm-associated antigen 7 isoform X1 — MADLLGSILSSMEKPPSLGDQETRRKAREQAARLKKLQEQEKQQKVEFRKRMEKEVSDFIQDSGQIKKKFQPMSKIERSILHDVVEVAGLTSFSFGEDDECRYVMIFKKEFAPSDEELDSYRRGEEWDPQKAEEKRKLKELAQRQEEEAAQQGPVVVSPTSDYKDKYSHLIGKGAAKDAAHMLQANKTYGCGPPHLPSAPVPVANKRDTRSIEEAMNEIRAKKRLRQSGEELPPTS; from the exons ATGGCGGACCTACTGGGCTCCATCCTGAGCTCCATGGAAAAGCCACCCAGCCTCGGTGACCAGGAGACTCGGCGCAAGGCCCGAG AGCAGGCTGCCCGCCTGAAGAAACTACAGGAGCAAGAGAAACAACAGAAAGTGGAGTTCCGTAAAAGG ATGGAGAAAGAGGTGTCAGATTTTATCCAAGACAGTGGGCAGATCAAGAAAAAGTTTCAGCCGATGAGTAAGATTGAGAGGAGCATACT ACACGATGTGGTGGAAGTGGCTGGCCTGACATCCTTCTCCTTTGGGGAAGACGATGAGTGTCGCTATGTCATGATCTTCAAAAAG GAGTTTGCACCCTCAGATGAAGAGCTGGACTCCTACCGTCGTGGTGAGGAGTGGGACCCTCAGAAGGCTGAGGAGAAACGGAAGCTGAAA GAGCTGGCCCAgcggcaggaggaggaggcagcccaGCAGGGACCCGTGGTGGTGAGCCCCACCAGCGACTACAAGGACAAGTACAGCCACCTCATTGGCAAGGGGGCGGCCAAGGATGCAGCCCACATGCTACAGGCCAACAAGACCTACGGCTGTG gccctccccaccttccctctgcTCCAGTGCCTGTGGCCAACAAGAGGGACACACGCTCCATTGAAGAGGCCATGAATGAGATCCGAGCCAAGAAGCGTCTACGGCAGAGCGGGGAAGAGTTGCCACCTACCTCCTAG
- the SPAG7 gene encoding sperm-associated antigen 7 isoform X3 produces MEKEVSDFIQDSGQIKKKFQPMSKIERSILHDVVEVAGLTSFSFGEDDECRYVMIFKKEFAPSDEELDSYRRGEEWDPQKAEEKRKLKELAQRQEEEAAQQGPVVVSPTSDYKDKYSHLIGKGAAKDAAHMLQANKTYGCGPPHLPSAPVPVANKRDTRSIEEAMNEIRAKKRLRQSGEELPPTS; encoded by the exons ATGGAGAAAGAGGTGTCAGATTTTATCCAAGACAGTGGGCAGATCAAGAAAAAGTTTCAGCCGATGAGTAAGATTGAGAGGAGCATACT ACACGATGTGGTGGAAGTGGCTGGCCTGACATCCTTCTCCTTTGGGGAAGACGATGAGTGTCGCTATGTCATGATCTTCAAAAAG GAGTTTGCACCCTCAGATGAAGAGCTGGACTCCTACCGTCGTGGTGAGGAGTGGGACCCTCAGAAGGCTGAGGAGAAACGGAAGCTGAAA GAGCTGGCCCAgcggcaggaggaggaggcagcccaGCAGGGACCCGTGGTGGTGAGCCCCACCAGCGACTACAAGGACAAGTACAGCCACCTCATTGGCAAGGGGGCGGCCAAGGATGCAGCCCACATGCTACAGGCCAACAAGACCTACGGCTGTG gccctccccaccttccctctgcTCCAGTGCCTGTGGCCAACAAGAGGGACACACGCTCCATTGAAGAGGCCATGAATGAGATCCGAGCCAAGAAGCGTCTACGGCAGAGCGGGGAAGAGTTGCCACCTACCTCCTAG